The segment TCAGGCCAAAGCCAACAGCGCCGAGGTGGATCGAGGCAGCCACGGGCTCCAGAGAAATGAAACCGGCAAACGAAACCGCCGGGACGTCTGGACGATCGCCACACGGCCATATAAGGGCGCCCACCTCTCCACGTTCCCGGAGGAACTGGCCAAGATCTGCATACTGGCCGGGAGCAAACCGGGCGACACGGTTCTGGATCCATTCTCAGGAAGTGGAACCACAGGAGCCGCAGCCCTCAAAGAAGGGCGGAACTATATCGGGATAGAGATTAACCCCGACACCTGCAAAATACAAGAGCAGCGACTCGCTGAGGCTGCTCAGGAAGGAGCCAAACCATGAAACGCGGTGAAATTTATTATATCGAAAGCACATACCGGGAAACCGGAAGCGAGCAGAGAGGCGGCCGTCCTGCGGTGATCGTCTCCAATGACAAGAACAACGAAAACAGCGAGGTTGTGGAAGTGGTATACATGACCACCAAACCAAAAAACGACCTCCCAACTCATGTATTTATCCGGAGCGCACTCTCCCCTTCTACCGTCTTATGCGAACAGGTAAACAGCGTAAGCGTGAAAAGGATCGGGACGCTGATCGGAAAATTGACAAAGAGCGAGCTCACAGCCGTGGACTCTGCTCTGGCAATCTCTCTGGGGATCGACTTCATGGATCCGAAGCCCGCAGCCAAAGAAGCGGAGCATTTACTGGAAGAAATAAGCAAGCAGCCACTCCGGATCGTCCAGCAGGATCCAGACGTTGAAAAGATCAAGCTCGAAACTGAGCGCGATCTCTACCGGAATTTATACAATGAGCTGCTGAGCAAAACCATGAAAGGAGCAAGTGCATGAGAAAAAAACTGGTTTACATCTGCTCCCCGTGCCGCGGGGACGTTGAAAAGAACATAGAAAAAGCCCAGCGCTACTGTCGCGAAGCCGTCGAGCTCTGGGACGACGTGATCCCGATCGCGCCTCATGTATATTTTACCCAGTTTCTTGACGACACCAAGCAGGAGGAACGCGCCGCGGGCATGGACATGGGCCTCTCACTTCTGGCCATGTGTGACGAGCTCTGGGTTTACGGTATCGAGAATCCGAGTGAGGGCATGAGGAGCGAGATCGAATACGCAAAGCAGCACCAGATCCCGATCCGGGACGCTGCCGAGCTTTACAGAAACCGCGAAGCCGAAACACTTCCGATCGGTGACGCACTGATCGTTCTCCCTTCTCACGTCGGGCACCTGAACGGCGTCGCCGCGATTGAATCCACCACCGTGCGGATCAATGGCGAAATGATCTTAGACCTTGCGATCGAGCTCAGACGACACCCCGGCCACGACATCACGCTGGAGGCCGACAAAGGCGCAGACTCGGAGGTAGATCAATGAGCTGGGACACGGTTCCGGGAAGAAATGGCGAAGGCTACCCGGATCCAACAGCAAGCACCGCCCTTGCACGGGTGCAGCATAGCCAGAAAGGACTCCAGAGCAAGCGAGCCGGTGAACACTTCGAGAATATGATCACCGCAAGCCTGAACTGGTACTGCGACAAGGGCGTGGCCTTCGTTGAAAAGACTCCGGAGCCCATGAAGCCACTCAGGAAGCCAGACCGACAGGGCCGTTTCCTTGCTTGCTACACCAAAGCCGGACAGCCGGACTTCAAGGGAACGCTCACCGGTGGCCGGGCCGTGGTATTTGAGGCGAAACACACCGACAGCGACAAGATCGACCAGAGCCGCCTCACTCCTGAGCAGGTGGAAAGTCTGACACTGCACCACAAGCTCGGAGCTGCTGCCTTCATCATGGTGAGCGTGGGGCTGGAAAACTTCTACCGGGTACCGTGGGAAGTATGGCGAGACATGAAGCAGATCTACGGGCGCAAACACATGAAGCTCGAAGATCTGGAACCGTACCGCGTGCAATATATCGCCGGGATCCTCAAACTGCTGGAAGGTGTGGAGATCGACTACACCGAGGAAGGAGGCACGCCATGAAATGCGAATACTGCGAGCTCCGCAGAGTCGGGCCTTTTGTAATTTCAAAAGCCTGCGCCATGCTGAGCGGAAAGCTCATAAACAAACAGACGGGCGAACCGTTAAAAATTTGTATGCACCACATGGCCTCCCCGGATCCGTGTATGAACAACGGGAACGGCTGCGGGCTCTACAAATCACAGAAAGGAGATCAAGCCAATGAACGACGCACTGCTGAGCAGTAAAAACATGTGCTGGTGCACTCCGCCGGATTTTTTCGCGGAACTGGATCGCGAGTTTCATTTTGAACTGGATCCGGCCAGCACCGACAAAAGCGCCAAGTGCGCGAAACACTTCACGCCGGACGACGACGGCCTAAAGCAAGACTGGGGGGGGTATTGCGTGTTTTGCAATCCGCCATACGGCCGAGCAATCGCCGACTGGGTACGCAAAGGCTACGAAGAAAGCCGGAAGCCCGGCACCACCGTGGTTATGCTCATTCCTTCGCGGACTGACACGGCATATTTTCACGACTGGATCTTCGGCAAGGCCAGCGAGGTGAGATTCCTCCGCGGCCGCCTGAAATTCACCGACGAGGACGGAAACGGCGAGGACGCAGCTCCGTTTCCTTCTGCCGTCATAGTGTGGCGGAGTCCGGAAAGCACCGGGCGCGAGTTTGCCACATGGCACATATAAAAGCACCAGAGCCAGCGGGGCCACTGCTCCGCCGGTTCAGATAAGGAGGAAACCATGAACGGGATTACTAAACAGACACGCCGCCAAAGTTACGACGGCATACGAACACGCAGCGGCGAGCGTTGCAAGCTAATACTGGAAACCCTCGGAAATCGGTCAATGACCGTGGAAGAAATCACCGACGAGCTGGTGGCTGCTGGCCACCTGAAATACTACGACCGCAACTTCGTGGCGCCGAGACTCACAGAGCTGAAAGGCGCCGGAGTTCTGGAAGTCGTCGGAAAGAAACCGAGCAAAAGAACCGGAAAAAATACAGCCGTATGGGCTGCGGTAAGGAGGTAAGCACATGAAAAAGCAGAAAGTACAGGCAAAGATCAACCTCGAAGCTCTCGCAGGCGGAGCCTTCGCCGAGAAACTCAACGAGGCGCTCATGCAGGTGGCTGAAAATATTCAGAATCCGAACACAGAAGCAACCACTAAGCGCCAGATCACGGTAAATATTAAATTTACGCCGAACAAAACCCGCCAAATGGTAGGAACCCAGATTGCTGTCACGACCAAGCTCGCAGCTACCGAAGCAATCGACACGCAAATGGTGATGGGCGTCAATATGAGAACCGGCCAGATCGAGATCGCCGAATACGACGGGCAGATCCGTGGACAGATGGATCTCTCCGACTTCACGGACGCCGATCAGGATCAGGAATCAGAGGAAACACAAGCTGCAGCTCCTACACCGGGACAGAATCCGACCGGCAAGCCTCTGGATCTTAAAAACAGGGGAAAACAGGCACCTGCTGCCGCTACTGAATTAGTTCCGGGCCGTGACTACGATCCGGACACCGGCGAGGTATACGAAACCGCCGGACAGCCTACGGACGACCGCCAGACAACCGGCGGACGCAATAACATGAAGGTGGTAAAAATCGCACCAGCAAAAGAAGCATAAGGAGGTCAATAAAATGGAAGGAATCAAAGAAGCAATCGCATATATCACAGGGCTGGCCGTAAAGGCTGAGAAGCCAGAAACAATCGAGATCAACGGCCGGACATACTGCACGAAGGATCTCAGACGCTACGACGCAGCCGACAAGGCCGAGCCGATCAAAGCGACCACTCTCACCTCTCTGGTGGACTATATCAAGGAAAGCCGCGAGGAACTCCGCGACAGAATGATCATTCAGGTGGTAAGCGCCACAAAGGTGCTGCTCTACTCCGGGCTGCTGGCCGAGCGTGACCGTGAGACTCTGTTCGAGGTCAACGCCCTGCTGCCGCAGTTTGAATACGGCCGCGAATATGATCAGGAGAGCTTCCTCGTGGCCATGCAGTCATGCTTCCAGAAAACAGACGACCGCGAAGCCGTCACCATTATGGCGAGCAATATCGTGAACACACAGCAGGGAACCTTCTCAGACGACGGCGTAAGTCAACAGGCAATCATCAAAACCGGAGTAACCACGAAGGACGCCGCCTTCGTTCCTAATCCGGTGAGCCTGATCCCGTACCGCACATTTTTGGAAGTTCCGCAGCCCGCGAGTGACTTCGTGTTCAGAATCAGCGAGGGACGCGGCGGAGCCCCTGCCTTCAAGCTGGTGGCTGCTGACGGTGGCCTCTGGAAGTCTCAGGCGGTGGACAACGTGAAGAACTACCTCGTCAAAGCACTGGCAGACGTTCCGGAACGTGAAAGGATCACGATCATTGCATAATGTGGCCGACATAAATGTCGGGAACATACCGGGAGGGCCAAGCTCTCCCGGCAAACCAAAGGAGGACAAGAACATGCTGATCATAAACATAGTGCTGGCCCTCGTGGCTGCTCTCCTGCTTTTTGGAGTTATTGGAGAAAAGGACGGGCTCAGACAGCAGAACATCACGATCGCCTTCGTGGCCGTGATCGTGCTCATTATCGCATTAAATAGATTTTTCTAAGGGAGGACAAAACCATGGAATATAAACCGAAAGTTATCACCGGAAAAGTGACCGGCACCGGCTGGCCGATCGACGGCCATGTGCTCTGGTTCTCACAGTGGGACTACGACAACCGCGAGAGCTGGCACCTCTACGGCTGGGAGGACTCAGAGGACGAGGCAGTCATGCAGACCGTATTCCAGACCGAAACCGAGGCTGGCCTCTGCCTGTTCGATACGCTGGAGAAGTTCGCAGAGAATTGGAAGGCAAAGAAATGGGAGCCGCAGGGCTTGTTCTGCCTGCCATTGGACAAGGTGGAAGTGCTGGAGGTAAAGCAGGAAGAAAGCACCAACAACACCCGCGAACAGCTCCGGGCCCACGGCTTCGATCTGACACCGAGAAAGCAGACTGACAGGGGCGGGATCATCTGCCTACCACTGGACAAGAACCTGAACGGCGACGTGCAGGCCAAGCACCCGGACTGGAAGCCAGTCGAGTGCCCGACATGCGGCCGGAAATGCTGGAAACACCCGGAAGCTGACCGCCTCGCCAAAGAACAGGACGCGAAAATGCTCTGTACTGAGTGCGCGATCAAAGCCGGGCTTCTGTCACCGTTCCGAAAGGAAGGCCCAAACCGCGCGCAGCGAAGGAGGGCAAAGCGTGAAAGAAGAAAATAACACAGATGGGCTCTACTACCTCAAAATAGACGCGAGGCACTACTTCCCCGACGGAAAAATAGCAAGGGACGTGCTGGAGGCGCTCAGGTGCAGGCAATACGCCGAAGTGCTGGCCTTCTATCTGGAGTGTGACCTCGACGACATAGAAAAACAAGCTCGCAGACTCGCGGAAAGCACCGCGCTGAGCTACTCGGAAGCGCTCCACAAGATCGGCGGAGATATGCTGCGGAACAAGCAGGAAAAACCGGCCCCACTCTCCCTCTGGCCTATCAGACAAGAACCGGTGCGGCCGAACCGTGCAGCCAGACGAGCAGCTAAAAGAAAAGGAGGACGAAATGGACGATAACAAGAACAAGCCTATGGGCTGGCCGTTACTCTACACACTGGCAACACTCGCAGGCGTGGCCATGCTGGCAATCCTGAAAGCCTGCGGCATTATATCAATGAGCTGGCCGGTGGTGATCGCCGGGCTCGTGTGGGTACCCACCGCGCTGCTGCTGATCACTCTCTGGGTGGCCACTCTCCTGATCTGGATCGGGCGAACCGGGAAAAAGATCAGGGAATACAATCGCAGGAGAAAGATCTCCCGCACTCTGGACGAATCCATGAAAGGGCTCACGCTAAACGGCGTCGGCCCCATTTATGGTATTAGAAGAAATAAAGGCGAAAACAACACCGACTACGAGAAAAGGATCCGCGAAAAGCTGGGGGTTTTCCCGCGCAGTCTGCCGAAATACGAAACCATGGAACAGCTCACCCTCTCCAATGTGGGCCCGATCTATGGCGTCGTAAAGAAACAGGACGAAAGCTGGAAGCACTACCGCCGCAGAATCCTGAAAGCAGCCCAAACTATTGATACCGTACAGCTACCAACCGGCAAGTGCGCACCGGACAACCGCCGGACAGAGGGCAAAAAGTGAGCTGGCCAAGCAAAGAGACCGGCGCCTGCTCATGGGTGCCGGGGCTCGGCTTTAAAGAGTGGTACTCAACGAGCTGCCACATGTACTACGAGATCGCGAGCGCGGTCACAAAGAAGAATATCAAAGCCGGGACGTGCCCGTATTGCCACCGGCCTATCAAAATAAAGGAGGAACGAAAACATGGACTATAAAACAGAAGCACAGCCAAAAGCAACCGCTGGAGGGGTACCGGTATTCTGCGCCCATGACGCGATCGTGGCCATTGAGAAGCTGATCCCCAACCCGAAGAACCCGAACACACACCCGGACGCACAGATCCAAGCACTCGGCCGCATTATCCGCCAGACCGGGTGGAGGGCGCCGATCACAGTGTCGAAGCGCTCCGGCTTCATAGTAAAGGGCCACGGCCGTCTCGCTGCTGCCAAGCTCGAAGGACTCAACGAAGTGCCGGTGGACTACCAGAACTACACGAACGAGGCCGAGGAATACGCCGATCTGGTGGCCGACAACCGGATCGCAGAGCTGGCAGAGATCGACAACAAGCTGCTGGCTGACATTTTCGCCGACATTGACACTGGCGAGATCCCCATGGAGCTGACCGGCTACACCGACAAGGAAGTGGAAAGCCTCGTCACTGGACTGGCCGAAGCCCTGCACAATGACCTCACAGAGCCGGACGAGATCCCAGAGCTTCCGGAGGAAGATCAGACAATCACGCAACGCGGCGATCTCTGGATTCTCGGAAACCACCGCCTCGTGTGCGGAGACAGTACAAACGAAGCCGATCGCGCTCTCCTACTCGACGGAGCCGAGCCTCAGATCCTTCTCATGGATCCGCCGTACTGCTCCGGAGGTTTTCAGGAATCCGGACGCAGCACCGGAAGTATCGGAACCAAACGCTACGACGCAAACGGGAAGGAAATCAAAGTGACGATCGCGAACGATACCCTCAGCACTCGCGGATACCAGCAGCTCATGCGCTCGATCCTGAAACAGTTCACCGGTACCGTGGTTTATTGCTTCACCGACTGGAGAATGTGGCTCTATCTCTACGACGTAATGGAGGAAAGCGGGTTCGGCGTCAAGAATATGATCGTCTGGAATAAGAAAACGCCGGGCATGGGTATGGGCTGGAGAACTCAGCACGAGCTGATAATGTTCGCACACCGTACAAAGCCAGCATGGGACAACCACAA is part of the Clostridium sp. M62/1 genome and harbors:
- a CDS encoding type II toxin-antitoxin system PemK/MazF family toxin, encoding MKRGEIYYIESTYRETGSEQRGGRPAVIVSNDKNNENSEVVEVVYMTTKPKNDLPTHVFIRSALSPSTVLCEQVNSVSVKRIGTLIGKLTKSELTAVDSALAISLGIDFMDPKPAAKEAEHLLEEISKQPLRIVQQDPDVEKIKLETERDLYRNLYNELLSKTMKGASA
- a CDS encoding DUF4406 domain-containing protein, translating into MRKKLVYICSPCRGDVEKNIEKAQRYCREAVELWDDVIPIAPHVYFTQFLDDTKQEERAAGMDMGLSLLAMCDELWVYGIENPSEGMRSEIEYAKQHQIPIRDAAELYRNREAETLPIGDALIVLPSHVGHLNGVAAIESTTVRINGEMILDLAIELRRHPGHDITLEADKGADSEVDQ
- a CDS encoding DNA N-6-adenine-methyltransferase; this encodes MNDALLSSKNMCWCTPPDFFAELDREFHFELDPASTDKSAKCAKHFTPDDDGLKQDWGGYCVFCNPPYGRAIADWVRKGYEESRKPGTTVVMLIPSRTDTAYFHDWIFGKASEVRFLRGRLKFTDEDGNGEDAAPFPSAVIVWRSPESTGREFATWHI
- a CDS encoding site-specific DNA-methyltransferase → MDYKTEAQPKATAGGVPVFCAHDAIVAIEKLIPNPKNPNTHPDAQIQALGRIIRQTGWRAPITVSKRSGFIVKGHGRLAAAKLEGLNEVPVDYQNYTNEAEEYADLVADNRIAELAEIDNKLLADIFADIDTGEIPMELTGYTDKEVESLVTGLAEALHNDLTEPDEIPELPEEDQTITQRGDLWILGNHRLVCGDSTNEADRALLLDGAEPQILLMDPPYCSGGFQESGRSTGSIGTKRYDANGKEIKVTIANDTLSTRGYQQLMRSILKQFTGTVVYCFTDWRMWLYLYDVMEESGFGVKNMIVWNKKTPGMGMGWRTQHELIMFAHRTKPAWDNHKGYGNVIEATRSGNELHPTQKPVEILEKLLDNTQWAEGVMDAFGGSGTTLIAAESIGQKSYLMELSPQFVDTIVKRYIRTTGKTTGIRLFRKGKELGREHFERMFTE
- a CDS encoding Holliday junction resolvase RecU; amino-acid sequence: MSWDTVPGRNGEGYPDPTASTALARVQHSQKGLQSKRAGEHFENMITASLNWYCDKGVAFVEKTPEPMKPLRKPDRQGRFLACYTKAGQPDFKGTLTGGRAVVFEAKHTDSDKIDQSRLTPEQVESLTLHHKLGAAAFIMVSVGLENFYRVPWEVWRDMKQIYGRKHMKLEDLEPYRVQYIAGILKLLEGVEIDYTEEGGTP